The genomic DNA AATATAAGAGGAAGTACATTCTAGCCCAGCCCATTTCATTTACGTATTTCGAGCCCTACTTGTATGATGTCTTGGAAAACCCGAATGGCAAACCGGGTGCAGAAACTGCAATGGACAACAATccagaagaagatgaagtcGCTTCTCTCTCAGCTCTCTTTCCTTCTACTTCTTCAGACGAAGACGACGATGGTGAGATCGTTATATCCGCTCAGCAATTTCCCTCCGTTCAACTACATGATGAACCAGTTGAACAGCTCGACATTTATCCTCTCTCTTCGATCGATGCAACGGTCGTGATCCGGCAGCTCAGATCCTTAGGTATCTCCTTCCAGCTATGGCCAGCAGCCACCTCCTTCGTCAATCTCCTCAATCAACACCATTCTAATCCAACCACCAGTCCTCTAGCATCCTCCGTCGAAATCAGCAGCGGACGTCAACTGCGCATTCTCGAGCTCGGTTCCGGCACCGGACTTGCCGGAATAGCCATGGCGGCCGTTTTAAAAGCTGATGTCACGGTCACGGAACTTCCACACGTGATTGAGAACCTCCAGTATAATGTCGAGGCTAATTCTGAAATGGTAACCAAACATGGCGGAAGTATAGTGGCGGCTGCCCTAGCTTGGGGGGAAATCGATCATATGGAGACGGTTGGGCGGGATTTTGATCTGATAATTGCATCAGATGTTGTGTATCACAATCATTTGTATGATCCTTTAATTCAAACGCTACGTTACTTGTTGATTGGATGTGATGAAGGGAAGGAAAGGAAGCCGTTGAAGTTCGT from Impatiens glandulifera chromosome 9, dImpGla2.1, whole genome shotgun sequence includes the following:
- the LOC124915191 gene encoding protein-lysine methyltransferase METTL21C — encoded protein: MDNNPEEDEVASLSALFPSTSSDEDDDGEIVISAQQFPSVQLHDEPVEQLDIYPLSSIDATVVIRQLRSLGISFQLWPAATSFVNLLNQHHSNPTTSPLASSVEISSGRQLRILELGSGTGLAGIAMAAVLKADVTVTELPHVIENLQYNVEANSEMVTKHGGSIVAAALAWGEIDHMETVGRDFDLIIASDVVYHNHLYDPLIQTLRYLLIGCDEGKERKPLKFVMAHLKRWKKESCFFKKARKLFDVAIIHSDSPLDRSRRGVSFYQFTRKQA